The following proteins are co-located in the Dermacentor albipictus isolate Rhodes 1998 colony unplaced genomic scaffold, USDA_Dalb.pri_finalv2 scaffold_22, whole genome shotgun sequence genome:
- the LOC139052413 gene encoding uncharacterized protein, which translates to MAVADSNLKFVAVDVGAYGRQSDGGTLSASRFGKCLENGTLGLPPTQALPNTSTLAPHVFVGDEAFQLRQDFLRPYSGRHQTEEKRIFNYRLSRARRCVENTFGIMVSRFRVFRRPINLLPKNVDYVVMACCVLHNFLREDPVYQSRSHEDEATSGQQHASGGQAMFPLQPPVGHNYSRSAASVRDMFCEYFMSPQGAIPWQGAYAGLRT; encoded by the exons ATGGCCGTGGCTGACAGCAACTTGAAGTTTGTTGCTGTCGATGTCGGTGCATATGGCAGGCAGAGTGATGGAGGCACACTGAGTGCTTCAAGATTTGGAAAGTGCCTTGAAAATGGCACCCTTGGCCTCCCTCCCACACAGGCTTTGCCCAACACAAGTACATTAGCTCCTCATGTTTTTGTGGGAGACGAGGCCTTCCAACTACGGCAAGACTTCTTGCGGCCTTATTCGGGGAGGCATCAGACTGAGGAGAAAAGGATATTTAACTACCGGCTCAGCAGGGCAAG GAGGTGTGTCGAGAACACGTTTGGCATCATGGTGTCAAGATTTAGGGTATTTCGTCGTCCCATCAACCTATTACCTAAAAACGTCGACTACGTGGTGATGGCCTGCTGTGTCCTCCATAATTTTCTGCGAGAGGATCCCGTCTACCAATCCCGCAGCCACGAGGACGAGGCAACCAGTGGCCAGCAGCATGCAAGTGGTGGTCAAGCGATGTTTCCCTTGCAGCCACCTGTAGGCCACAACTACAGCAGGTCTGCAGCTAGCGTAAGGGACATGTTCTGTGAATATTTTATGAGCCCACAGGGTGCTATCCCGTGGCAGGGAGCATATGCTGGGCTACGAACATGA